The proteins below come from a single Serpentinimonas raichei genomic window:
- a CDS encoding virulence RhuM family protein, which translates to MNNKPQPTVGPSEFLLYQTEDAQTRVQLRLHGETVWMTQKQLADLYQVSVPTVNGHLRVLFQDAELPADRTIRKFRIVAREGTRDVERLVDHYNLEVILQLGYRVRSHRGAQFRRWVTEQLRSYLEQGFLLDDERFKGGQDSAYFDALLERIRDIRSSEKIFWRKVLDIYATSIDYDPNTETSKQFFATVQNKMHWAAHGHTAAELIVLRADAQAPQMGLTSWQAQGRGGPPRMTDAAIAKNYLNAQELDTLNRIVTAYLEVAELQASAQQAMTMRDWAVELDHFLRMTRQDILTHAGKVSADAALARAQAVYEQHQQHMRTLPSKVEQDFEAAIAKPLKQIQQSKSALPRKAGGNQ; encoded by the coding sequence ATGAACAACAAGCCCCAGCCCACTGTTGGGCCAAGTGAATTCCTGCTGTATCAGACCGAAGATGCCCAGACGCGGGTTCAGTTGCGGCTCCATGGCGAGACGGTTTGGATGACACAAAAGCAATTGGCCGATCTGTATCAGGTGAGCGTGCCGACCGTCAATGGTCATTTGCGCGTGCTGTTTCAGGATGCGGAGTTGCCGGCAGATCGAACTATTCGGAAATTCCGAATAGTTGCCCGCGAAGGCACACGGGATGTGGAACGGCTGGTGGATCACTACAACCTCGAAGTGATCCTGCAACTGGGTTACCGGGTGCGTTCGCACCGCGGGGCGCAGTTCCGCCGGTGGGTCACGGAACAACTGCGCAGCTATCTGGAACAGGGTTTCTTGCTGGATGACGAGCGCTTCAAGGGCGGGCAAGACAGTGCCTATTTCGACGCGCTGCTGGAGCGGATCCGCGACATTCGCTCATCCGAAAAAATATTTTGGCGCAAGGTGCTGGACATTTACGCCACCAGCATCGACTACGACCCGAACACGGAAACATCGAAGCAGTTCTTTGCCACAGTGCAAAACAAGATGCATTGGGCGGCGCATGGACACACGGCCGCAGAGCTGATCGTACTGCGCGCCGATGCGCAGGCACCGCAGATGGGCTTGACCAGTTGGCAAGCGCAGGGCAGGGGTGGGCCGCCGCGCATGACGGATGCGGCGATTGCCAAGAACTACCTGAACGCCCAAGAATTGGATACGCTCAACCGCATCGTCACAGCCTATCTTGAGGTGGCCGAGTTGCAGGCGAGTGCGCAACAGGCCATGACCATGCGGGACTGGGCTGTGGAGTTGGACCATTTTTTGCGCATGACGCGCCAGGACATTCTGACCCATGCGGGCAAGGTCTCGGCGGATGCGGCTCTGGCTAGGGCGCAGGCAGTGTATGAGCAGCACCAGCAGCACATGCGCACGTTGCCGTCGAAAGTGGAACAAGACTTTGAGGCAGCCATTGCCAAGCCGCTGAAGCAGATTCAGCAGAGCAAAAGCGCCTTACCACGAAAAGCAGGGGGGAACCAATGA
- a CDS encoding DUF1778 domain-containing protein has protein sequence MRDAAINLRALPEQRNLIDHAASLLGKSRSDFMLEAACDRAQAVVLDRVFFSLDADKFQQFTAMLDAPPGPNPGLERLMAVKAPWGSGAA, from the coding sequence ATGCGTGACGCCGCCATCAACCTGCGGGCCCTGCCCGAACAGCGCAATCTGATCGATCACGCTGCCAGCCTGCTCGGCAAGAGCCGTTCGGACTTCATGCTCGAAGCGGCCTGCGACCGCGCTCAGGCCGTGGTGCTGGATCGGGTCTTTTTCAGCCTCGATGCCGACAAGTTCCAGCAGTTCACGGCCATGCTCGATGCGCCCCCAGGCCCGAATCCCGGGCTGGAACGCCTCATGGCGGTCAAGGCGCCTTGGGGCAGCGGCGCCGCATGA
- a CDS encoding DEAD/DEAH box helicase family protein: protein MNARVQNHVTGRLSLRPPQAESLAKLVRAIEAAPNLLGHAQDVPSILATLKAEFPTLQDFEREFPSLCFALATGVGKTRLMGAFIAYLHLAHGINNFFVLAPNLTIYNKLIADFTRNTPKYVFKGIAEFAQQPPLIITGDNYDQTGAVVQDQTVGFAHDVRINIFNISKINSEVRGGKEPRIKRMKEVLGDSYFNHLANLPDLVLLMDESHRYRASAGVRSINELKPLFGLELTATPFVESNRGPVPFKNVVMDYPLARAMEDGFVKEPAAVTQRNFDAKAHTPEEIEKVKLEDGVRLHETTKVELLTYARQNSGSGGVKVVKPFMLVIARDTTHAGQLLALLESEAFFDARYRGKVIQVDSSRTGAEEEEMITRLLAVESVDEPTEIVIHVNMLKEGWDVTNLYTIVPLRAANARTLIEQSIGRGLRLPYGKRTGVAAVDRLNIVAHDRFQEIIDEANRGDSPIRLQQVILEAPSADDKKVSVQVGSGAMTRLGLADAPIVMMQAASAPTHAGTAPASPHWSNSPVPVFATERERQAARVVMEVIGQYEVKRDLVPTSGALLNAEVQAAILAEVTERLKPAQGELLAGADDGMPALDLSAVVAKTTEIVVQQTIDIPRIAVVPSGEVSTGFHPFKLDVARLHLQPGEREIIIHNLHTNEQDTLGSEVGLEAQRLEDCLVHALVDFDDIDYFTHADLLYELSGQMVQHLLGYLSEADARNVLDRDRRLIAREIHAQMMAHFWEEATEYEVQVSRGFTELKTCNYTASAGQAAHHFRETVTELGRIKQMLFGGFARCLYPLQRFDSDTERRFAVILERDASKWFKPAKGQFQIYYKLGTEQPEYIPDFVAETDSIIFMVETKARADLDTQEVQAKAAAAARWCQHASDHAATVGTKPWRYLLVPHDEIAESKRLTDFLRFEVQN from the coding sequence ATGAACGCACGCGTACAAAACCACGTGACCGGGCGCCTGTCGTTGCGCCCGCCGCAGGCCGAGTCGTTGGCAAAGCTGGTGCGCGCCATCGAAGCCGCGCCCAATTTGCTCGGCCACGCCCAGGATGTGCCATCCATCCTGGCTACCCTCAAGGCAGAATTTCCGACCTTGCAAGACTTCGAGCGCGAGTTTCCCTCCTTGTGCTTCGCGCTTGCCACCGGTGTTGGCAAAACCCGCCTGATGGGCGCCTTCATCGCCTACCTGCATCTGGCGCACGGCATCAACAACTTCTTTGTGCTGGCCCCGAACCTGACGATCTACAACAAGCTGATCGCCGACTTCACGCGCAACACGCCCAAGTACGTTTTCAAGGGGATCGCCGAGTTCGCACAACAGCCCCCGCTGATCATCACTGGCGACAACTACGACCAAACCGGCGCGGTGGTGCAGGATCAGACGGTGGGCTTTGCCCACGATGTGCGCATCAACATCTTCAACATCTCCAAGATCAACTCCGAGGTGCGTGGCGGCAAGGAGCCGCGCATCAAGCGGATGAAGGAAGTGCTGGGTGACAGCTACTTCAACCATCTGGCCAACTTGCCCGACCTGGTGCTGCTGATGGACGAGTCGCACCGCTATCGCGCCAGCGCGGGGGTGCGCTCCATCAATGAGCTCAAGCCGCTGTTCGGCCTGGAGCTGACGGCGACACCGTTCGTGGAATCCAATCGCGGCCCGGTGCCGTTCAAAAACGTGGTGATGGACTACCCGTTGGCACGAGCGATGGAAGACGGCTTCGTCAAAGAGCCCGCTGCCGTGACCCAGCGCAACTTCGACGCCAAGGCGCACACGCCCGAAGAGATCGAAAAGGTCAAACTGGAGGACGGCGTGCGCCTGCACGAAACCACCAAGGTGGAACTGCTGACCTACGCCCGCCAAAACAGTGGAAGCGGCGGCGTGAAGGTGGTAAAGCCGTTCATGCTGGTGATTGCGCGCGACACCACCCACGCCGGGCAACTGTTGGCGCTTCTGGAATCAGAGGCCTTCTTTGATGCGCGCTATCGGGGCAAGGTGATCCAGGTTGACTCCAGCCGCACCGGCGCGGAAGAAGAAGAGATGATCACGCGCCTGCTCGCAGTGGAAAGCGTGGACGAGCCGACCGAGATCGTGATTCACGTCAACATGCTCAAAGAGGGCTGGGACGTGACCAACCTCTACACCATCGTGCCCTTGCGTGCGGCCAATGCGCGCACGCTGATTGAGCAGTCCATTGGCCGTGGGCTGCGGCTGCCCTATGGCAAACGGACCGGCGTGGCAGCGGTTGATCGCCTCAACATCGTCGCGCACGATAGGTTTCAGGAAATCATCGACGAAGCCAACCGGGGCGATTCACCGATCAGGCTGCAACAGGTGATTCTCGAAGCACCGAGCGCCGACGACAAGAAGGTGAGCGTCCAAGTCGGCTCGGGTGCGATGACGCGGCTGGGGCTTGCCGATGCGCCCATTGTCATGATGCAAGCGGCCAGCGCCCCGACCCACGCGGGCACGGCCCCGGCCAGCCCCCACTGGTCAAATTCACCCGTGCCCGTATTCGCTACGGAGCGCGAGCGCCAAGCCGCTCGCGTTGTGATGGAGGTCATCGGCCAGTACGAGGTCAAGCGCGATCTCGTCCCGACCAGCGGCGCACTGCTCAACGCAGAAGTGCAGGCGGCCATATTGGCTGAGGTGACCGAGCGCCTCAAGCCTGCCCAAGGTGAGCTGCTGGCGGGTGCCGACGACGGCATGCCTGCGCTCGACCTCTCGGCCGTGGTGGCCAAGACCACCGAGATCGTCGTCCAGCAAACCATCGACATTCCCCGCATTGCAGTGGTGCCAAGCGGCGAGGTCAGCACGGGCTTTCACCCGTTCAAGCTCGACGTCGCTCGGTTGCATCTTCAGCCCGGCGAGCGCGAGATCATCATTCACAACCTGCACACCAACGAGCAGGATACGCTGGGGTCGGAAGTCGGCCTCGAAGCGCAGCGGCTGGAGGACTGCCTCGTCCACGCGCTGGTGGACTTCGACGACATCGACTACTTCACGCACGCCGATCTGCTCTATGAGCTCTCTGGGCAGATGGTGCAGCACCTGTTGGGCTACCTATCGGAGGCGGATGCCAGAAACGTGCTGGATCGGGATCGCCGCCTGATCGCTCGTGAAATTCACGCGCAGATGATGGCGCACTTCTGGGAGGAAGCGACCGAGTACGAGGTGCAGGTCAGCCGTGGTTTCACGGAGCTGAAAACCTGCAACTACACGGCCAGCGCAGGTCAGGCGGCGCACCACTTTCGGGAAACCGTTACCGAGCTGGGCCGGATCAAACAGATGCTGTTCGGGGGCTTCGCACGCTGTCTCTACCCGTTGCAGAGGTTCGACTCCGACACGGAACGTCGCTTCGCTGTCATCCTGGAGCGCGACGCGTCGAAGTGGTTCAAGCCTGCCAAGGGCCAGTTCCAGATTTACTACAAGCTGGGCACGGAGCAGCCGGAGTACATCCCCGACTTCGTGGCGGAAACGGACTCGATCATCTTCATGGTGGAAACCAAGGCCAGAGCCGACCTAGATACCCAAGAGGTTCAGGCGAAAGCTGCGGCGGCTGCGCGCTGGTGCCAGCATGCTTCGGATCACGCGGCCACAGTCGGCACCAAACCGTGGCGGTACTTGCTGGTGCCGCACGACGAGATCGCCGAATCCAAGCGGCTCACCGACTTTTTGCGCTTCGAAGTGCAGAACTGA
- a CDS encoding PHA/PHB synthase family protein: protein MSRNETLYPPGSTVPAVDRRGASENVAARSAAALDAQAMTQMAHWTSGVSPISLALAWTDWALHLASSPGSQARLARRAVEQGMRWTQDCTKAVLPVATPQPSAPADNPFDEMLDDDSRFSAPEWHNWPWRALATANIVNEKWWQEASSLRGMQDHSRHQMHFYGRQLLDLASPSNWLWSNPQALQAAWRSGGQTLVRGMGMALDEWRQQKGLPALRSNDAKLGVGRGLAMTEGEVVLRNNLIELIQYRPSTPEVQAEPVLIIPSCIMKYYILDLSPHNSMVRWLVAQGHTVHIVSWRNPDENDALLGMDDYVRDGVLAALDFIHSRDHEAVHLVGYCLGGTFAAIAAAALAGGDAVLSTHDAQNPESPLASLSLLAAEVDYTEPGDMGVLIDEAQVRLLEDLMASKGFLTGKQMAASFQFLNSRDLVWSNQTKRWLLGEQDLPNDLMLWNADVTRLPALMHSQYLRGCYLNNDLAEGRYLYEGHPISLRDIRTPVLAVGTVKDHVARWRSVYKVHRLVSGEVSFALTNGGHNAGIVSEPGRPRRHYHWLHSPAHQTWRTPDEWLAQAPRFEGSWWPAWSQWLGEQGSGRKVAARTPLHDPALGAAPGQYVRVCYGD, encoded by the coding sequence ATGAGCCGAAACGAAACCCTATACCCGCCCGGCAGCACGGTGCCTGCGGTCGACCGGCGCGGAGCCAGCGAAAACGTCGCCGCCCGCAGCGCGGCGGCACTGGACGCACAAGCCATGACCCAGATGGCCCATTGGACCTCTGGCGTCTCGCCGATTTCGCTGGCTTTGGCGTGGACCGATTGGGCGCTGCATCTGGCCTCCTCACCCGGCTCACAGGCGCGCTTGGCGCGCCGTGCGGTCGAGCAAGGCATGCGCTGGACGCAAGATTGCACCAAGGCAGTGCTGCCCGTCGCGACGCCGCAACCCAGTGCGCCAGCCGACAATCCATTCGATGAAATGCTCGATGACGACAGCCGCTTCAGCGCCCCCGAGTGGCACAACTGGCCTTGGCGGGCGCTGGCAACGGCCAATATCGTGAACGAAAAGTGGTGGCAAGAGGCCAGCAGCTTGCGCGGCATGCAGGACCACAGCCGCCACCAGATGCACTTTTACGGGCGCCAGTTGCTCGATCTGGCCTCGCCCAGCAACTGGCTCTGGAGCAACCCGCAGGCGTTGCAAGCGGCGTGGCGCAGCGGCGGCCAGACGCTGGTGCGCGGCATGGGCATGGCGCTCGACGAATGGCGCCAGCAAAAAGGCTTGCCGGCGCTGCGCTCCAATGACGCCAAGCTGGGCGTAGGTCGCGGCTTGGCCATGACCGAGGGCGAGGTGGTGCTGCGCAACAACCTGATCGAGCTGATCCAGTACCGCCCCAGCACGCCCGAGGTGCAGGCCGAGCCGGTGCTGATCATCCCCTCATGCATCATGAAGTACTACATCCTCGACTTGTCGCCGCACAACTCGATGGTGCGCTGGCTGGTGGCGCAGGGGCATACGGTGCACATCGTATCGTGGCGCAACCCCGATGAAAACGACGCCTTGCTGGGCATGGACGATTACGTGCGCGACGGCGTGCTGGCGGCGCTCGATTTCATCCACTCGCGCGACCACGAGGCGGTGCACCTGGTGGGCTACTGCCTGGGTGGCACCTTTGCCGCCATTGCGGCAGCGGCGCTGGCCGGGGGCGATGCGGTGCTGAGCACGCACGATGCGCAAAACCCCGAATCGCCTTTGGCCAGCCTGAGCCTGTTGGCCGCCGAGGTGGACTACACCGAACCAGGCGACATGGGGGTGCTGATCGACGAAGCGCAGGTGCGCTTGCTCGAAGACCTGATGGCCAGCAAAGGTTTCCTGACCGGCAAGCAGATGGCGGCCTCGTTTCAGTTCCTGAATTCGCGCGATTTGGTCTGGTCCAACCAAACCAAGCGTTGGTTGCTGGGTGAGCAGGACTTGCCCAACGACCTGATGCTCTGGAACGCCGACGTCACGCGCTTGCCGGCGCTGATGCACAGCCAGTACCTGCGCGGCTGCTACTTGAACAACGATCTGGCCGAAGGGCGCTACCTCTATGAGGGGCACCCGATCTCGCTGCGCGACATCCGCACCCCGGTGCTGGCCGTTGGAACCGTCAAAGACCACGTGGCCCGGTGGCGTTCGGTGTACAAGGTGCACCGTTTGGTGTCGGGCGAGGTCAGCTTTGCCCTCACCAATGGCGGGCACAACGCCGGCATCGTCTCGGAGCCGGGGCGCCCGCGCCGCCATTACCACTGGTTGCACAGTCCCGCGCACCAGACGTGGCGCACGCCCGACGAGTGGCTGGCGCAGGCGCCGCGCTTTGAGGGCAGTTGGTGGCCGGCTTGGAGCCAGTGGCTGGGCGAACAAGGCAGTGGTCGCAAGGTGGCGGCGCGCACACCGCTGCACGACCCGGCCTTGGGCGCTGCACCGGGCCAGTACGTCAGGGTTTGCTACGGCGACTGA
- a CDS encoding site-specific DNA-methyltransferase yields MSKQKLELTWIGKEKRPKLEPRILLEDPEKSYHAKHRVSDKDIFDNRLIFGDNLLALKALEQEFTGKVKCVFIDPPYNTGSAFTHYDDGLEHSIWLGLMRDRLELIHRLLAEDGSLWITIDDNEAHYLKVLCDEVFGRRNFVANVVWQKKYSVSSDAKGIPPSHDHILVFSKSGAMTRNILPRSEKQNDLYKYNDHDGRGPWRTDNLSVKTISQAYLYEITNPKTGISYAPPTGRAWMTSQDRMQVLVDERRVFFGRGGNGAPQLKRYLSEVQQGVVPTTWWTFDETGHNDESRKEQKILIPSDPFATPKPERLLHRVLSIATNPGDLVLDSFAGSGTTGAVAHKMGRRWIMIELGEHCHTHIIPRLQKVINGEDKGGITESVGWQGGGGFRYYHLAPSLIVNDRWGNPVINPEYNATHLAEALCKLEGFTYAPSEVIWWQHGHSSERDFIYVTTQNLSAEQLQALSDEVGSDQSLLVCCAAFHGVTAAQASERWPNLTLKKIPKMVLARCEWGHDDYSLNVANLPMAKPEAADKVPARDPRGNARTLDLFGGTGGEVAQ; encoded by the coding sequence ATGAGCAAACAAAAACTCGAACTCACCTGGATCGGCAAGGAAAAGCGGCCCAAGCTGGAGCCGCGCATTTTGCTCGAAGACCCGGAAAAGTCTTACCACGCCAAACACCGGGTGTCGGACAAGGACATCTTTGACAATCGACTGATCTTTGGTGACAACCTGCTCGCGTTGAAGGCACTTGAACAGGAATTCACGGGCAAAGTGAAATGCGTGTTCATCGATCCGCCGTATAACACCGGTAGCGCATTTACGCATTACGACGATGGGTTGGAGCATTCGATTTGGCTCGGATTGATGCGGGATCGGCTGGAACTAATTCATCGCCTGTTGGCCGAGGACGGCTCGCTATGGATCACGATTGATGACAATGAAGCTCACTACTTGAAGGTTTTGTGTGACGAGGTGTTTGGGCGACGAAATTTTGTTGCCAATGTGGTTTGGCAGAAAAAATATTCGGTTTCCAGTGATGCCAAGGGCATTCCTCCCTCTCATGACCATATTTTGGTATTTTCAAAAAGTGGGGCCATGACGCGAAATATATTGCCTCGTTCCGAAAAGCAAAATGACCTCTATAAGTATAATGATCATGACGGACGTGGCCCCTGGCGAACGGACAACTTGAGCGTAAAAACAATATCTCAAGCGTATCTATATGAAATTACCAATCCTAAAACAGGTATTTCATACGCGCCACCTACAGGTCGAGCGTGGATGACCAGTCAAGACAGGATGCAAGTGCTGGTTGATGAACGACGTGTTTTTTTTGGGCGGGGCGGGAACGGTGCTCCGCAATTGAAACGATATCTTTCAGAGGTTCAACAAGGGGTCGTACCAACAACTTGGTGGACATTTGACGAAACGGGGCACAACGATGAATCTCGTAAAGAGCAAAAAATCTTGATTCCAAGCGATCCGTTTGCAACACCCAAGCCTGAGCGTCTTCTTCATCGCGTTCTAAGCATCGCAACTAACCCCGGCGACCTCGTTCTCGACTCCTTCGCTGGCTCCGGCACCACCGGCGCAGTCGCCCACAAAATGGGCCGCCGCTGGATCATGATTGAACTCGGTGAGCATTGCCATACGCACATCATCCCACGTCTGCAAAAAGTCATCAATGGCGAAGACAAAGGCGGCATCACGGAAAGCGTTGGATGGCAAGGCGGCGGCGGCTTTCGGTACTACCATCTGGCACCCAGCCTGATCGTCAACGACCGCTGGGGCAATCCGGTCATCAATCCGGAATACAACGCGACCCACCTTGCAGAAGCGCTTTGCAAGCTGGAGGGCTTTACCTACGCACCTTCAGAGGTCATTTGGTGGCAGCACGGCCACTCCAGCGAACGCGACTTCATCTACGTGACCACGCAGAACCTGTCCGCAGAGCAATTGCAAGCGCTCTCCGACGAGGTCGGCAGCGACCAAAGCCTGCTCGTGTGCTGTGCCGCCTTCCACGGTGTCACGGCAGCCCAGGCGTCGGAGCGCTGGCCGAACCTGACGCTCAAGAAGATTCCCAAGATGGTGCTGGCCCGCTGCGAATGGGGCCACGACGACTACAGCCTGAATGTGGCCAATCTGCCGATGGCAAAACCTGAAGCCGCGGACAAGGTGCCCGCGCGTGACCCGCGCGGGAATGCCCGGACCCTTGATTTGTTTGGTGGCACGGGCGGTGAGGTGGCGCAATGA
- a CDS encoding GNAT family N-acetyltransferase, which yields MSLQLSAPQPLATAHRLDGFACGEATLDEWLKRRALSNQLGGASRTFVVADAAQCVFGYYAMAAGAVSHQAATSAVRRNMPDPVPVMVLARLAVDHRAQGLKLGASLLQDAVHRAVAVSHNSGVRALLVHALHERAKTFYEHCGFQASPLHSMTLMLRLHSVKA from the coding sequence ATGAGTTTGCAACTCAGTGCGCCGCAGCCACTGGCCACGGCCCATCGGCTGGATGGCTTTGCTTGTGGCGAAGCGACATTGGACGAATGGCTCAAGCGCCGCGCTCTGTCCAACCAGTTGGGTGGAGCCAGCCGTACCTTCGTCGTGGCCGATGCCGCGCAATGCGTATTCGGCTACTACGCGATGGCGGCGGGCGCGGTCTCGCACCAGGCCGCCACCAGCGCCGTGCGCCGCAACATGCCAGATCCGGTTCCGGTGATGGTTCTGGCCCGACTGGCCGTTGACCATCGGGCCCAAGGCCTCAAGCTTGGAGCATCCTTGCTGCAAGACGCCGTGCATCGGGCGGTGGCGGTTTCGCACAACTCCGGTGTTCGGGCCCTGCTGGTGCACGCCCTACACGAGCGCGCCAAGACGTTCTACGAACACTGCGGTTTTCAGGCATCGCCGCTCCATTCGATGACGCTGATGTTGCGCTTGCACTCCGTCAAGGCTTGA
- a CDS encoding oxidative damage protection protein, whose translation MTRTVQCIKLGQEAEGLDFPTYPGELGKRIYEQVSKQAWADWLKHQTMLVNENRLNLADARARQYLARQMEQHFFGSGADQAAGYVPPSPR comes from the coding sequence ATGACACGCACGGTTCAATGCATCAAACTCGGCCAAGAAGCCGAGGGTTTGGATTTCCCCACCTACCCGGGCGAACTGGGCAAACGCATCTACGAACAGGTCAGCAAACAGGCTTGGGCCGACTGGCTCAAGCACCAAACCATGCTGGTCAACGAAAACCGGCTCAATCTGGCCGATGCGCGGGCGCGCCAGTACCTGGCGCGACAAATGGAGCAGCACTTTTTTGGCTCGGGCGCAGACCAGGCCGCCGGCTACGTGCCGCCCAGCCCGCGCTAA
- the mnmC gene encoding FAD-dependent 5-carboxymethylaminomethyl-2-thiouridine(34) oxidoreductase MnmC encodes MSNPVGAQAAPAPLQAALLAQPRRAVVVGAGLAGSAAAYSLAQRGWQVQVLDAAVAPAAGASALPAGLVAPHVSPDDAPLSRISRAGVSATLARLAALLPDGTDWAATGVLERRVEHARALPPCAPGRPNGMEGWSVEASPERLALAQLDQLQPATSALWHPCGAWMRPARLVQAQLAQPGIEWRGGCSVARLQPTPEGWALFDAQGQTLAQAPWVVLAAGFAVRGLLASTDWAGSPLPLHALRGQVSWGLLDDLPAAARAALPPWPVNGYGSFLHGMNGPSGAPMWIVGSTFERGNTSAAVTEADHAANQARLQRLLPRLGTLMQPAFHAAQGWAAVRCTLPDRLPAVGVLDAVRWPGLHVLTGLGARGLTLSVLAGEVLAAQLHGEPWPLEPRLAQMLLAQRFSRRSKP; translated from the coding sequence GTGTCAAATCCTGTAGGCGCACAAGCTGCACCGGCGCCCTTACAAGCGGCGCTGCTGGCACAGCCGCGCCGCGCCGTGGTCGTGGGGGCCGGGCTGGCCGGTTCGGCCGCTGCCTACAGCCTGGCGCAGCGCGGCTGGCAGGTGCAGGTGCTCGACGCCGCTGTTGCGCCGGCCGCCGGGGCCTCGGCCCTGCCTGCGGGCTTGGTCGCCCCCCATGTGTCGCCCGACGATGCACCGCTGTCGCGCATCAGCCGCGCTGGGGTAAGCGCCACCTTGGCGCGTTTGGCAGCCCTGCTGCCCGATGGCACCGACTGGGCCGCCACGGGCGTGCTTGAGCGCCGGGTGGAACATGCACGCGCCTTGCCGCCTTGCGCCCCGGGTCGCCCCAACGGGATGGAAGGCTGGAGCGTGGAGGCCAGCCCCGAGCGCCTCGCCCTGGCGCAGCTCGACCAACTGCAACCCGCCACCAGCGCCCTGTGGCACCCTTGTGGCGCATGGATGCGGCCGGCGCGGCTGGTGCAAGCTCAGTTGGCGCAGCCCGGCATTGAGTGGCGTGGGGGTTGTTCGGTGGCACGCTTGCAGCCCACGCCCGAGGGCTGGGCGCTGTTCGACGCCCAAGGGCAAACCTTGGCACAAGCGCCATGGGTGGTGCTGGCAGCCGGCTTTGCCGTTCGGGGACTTCTTGCAAGCACCGATTGGGCAGGCAGCCCCCTGCCCTTGCACGCCTTGCGCGGCCAAGTGAGCTGGGGCCTGCTAGACGATCTCCCGGCAGCGGCACGCGCCGCCTTGCCGCCGTGGCCGGTGAATGGCTACGGCAGCTTTTTGCATGGCATGAACGGCCCCAGCGGCGCGCCGATGTGGATCGTGGGCTCCACCTTCGAGCGCGGCAACACCTCGGCGGCCGTGACCGAGGCCGACCACGCCGCCAACCAAGCGCGCTTGCAGCGCCTGCTGCCGCGCTTGGGCACGCTGATGCAGCCCGCTTTCCATGCCGCCCAAGGCTGGGCCGCCGTGCGCTGCACCCTGCCCGACCGGCTGCCCGCCGTGGGGGTGCTGGACGCCGTGCGCTGGCCCGGGCTGCACGTGCTCACCGGGCTGGGCGCGCGCGGCCTGACGCTGTCGGTGCTGGCCGGCGAGGTGCTGGCGGCGCAGTTGCACGGCGAGCCGTGGCCGCTGGAGCCACGGCTGGCGCAGATGCTGCTGGCGCAGCGCTTCAGTCGCCGTAGCAAACCCTGA